A single genomic interval of Candidatus Nomurabacteria bacterium harbors:
- the rpsO gene encoding 30S ribosomal protein S15, with translation MSLTPEEKSKIIAKYAVHDGDTGSPEVQIAILTERISRLSEHLKGHKKDNHSRRGLLQLVGKRRRLIEYLKGTDENRYTKLAKELKL, from the coding sequence ATGTCTTTAACACCAGAAGAAAAGAGCAAAATAATTGCAAAGTATGCAGTGCATGACGGTGATACAGGTTCACCCGAGGTACAGATCGCAATACTTACAGAAAGGATCTCACGATTAAGTGAGCATCTAAAAGGGCATAAGAAAGATAACCACTCACGCAGAGGTCTATTACAGCTAGTTGGTAAAAGAAGGAGACTCATTGAGTATCTGAAAGGAACTGACGAGAACAGGTACACTAAGTTAGCAAAAGAGTTAAAGCTTTAA
- a CDS encoding YlxR family protein translates to MSRKKLPKDQLARFVIDPLSGKFTIDSMGKVRSRGANLSLDLELYDKAVRSGAFERALKSKIEGEDYADTREEFEQYIRKVQFRGNRKKVSIRIQGEKVKLD, encoded by the coding sequence GTGAGTAGGAAAAAGCTCCCAAAGGATCAGTTGGCGAGGTTTGTTATCGATCCTTTGTCAGGTAAGTTCACTATAGATAGTATGGGCAAGGTTAGATCTAGAGGTGCCAATCTTAGCTTGGATCTTGAGCTTTACGATAAAGCTGTTAGATCAGGAGCTTTTGAAAGGGCATTGAAAAGCAAGATCGAAGGGGAAGATTATGCTGACACACGAGAAGAATTTGAACAATATATACGAAAGGTCCAATTTAGAGGAAACAGGAAAAAGGTTAGTATTCGCATACAGGGAGAGAAAGTTAAGCTAGATTGA
- a CDS encoding extracellular solute-binding protein: MDSKKLILIVGVVATIIIGVLLVVSMNSNSDSPSGQDGNNDNVNTPTGEPVTLEYWGLWEPEGVMLPLIEKYQQANPNVRIIYTQKSFEGYEGTLYTRLQQGASAQSPAPDIFRIDNRWLNKFQGYLNPLPSTIMDPAEYSATFYPTAVSDFTGTDSQIYAIPLEVDGLALFYNKELFAQASLSKPSGDWDSVIDEAKLLTIKDPSGNIDQAGLAIGSATNIKHSADILSLFLLQNGVEINQNYNTEVSLTTQRAIDALDFYTSFTNEHEVWSSDLRSDLEMFFQGKLAMMLAPSWRAFDIINANPAIEFGIVPAPTLPGDPVYFSMYWGEAVSATSENSTEAWKFIKFLSEQDQIREFHNNSISVGGRAFGEPYSRKDMGAELQSHAYLGAFMEMAPQMKAWKIGEQSYIEEQLRTAINDVAVNGTPSEVALLEAEESINAKLAQLFGL; the protein is encoded by the coding sequence ATGGACAGTAAGAAATTGATCCTGATAGTCGGCGTAGTGGCGACTATTATCATTGGTGTGCTTCTAGTCGTAAGTATGAACAGCAACAGCGACTCACCTTCTGGACAGGATGGCAACAATGACAATGTTAACACACCTACAGGTGAACCTGTGACATTAGAATACTGGGGTTTGTGGGAGCCTGAAGGAGTAATGCTACCCTTGATCGAGAAATATCAACAGGCAAATCCAAATGTCAGAATAATCTACACCCAAAAATCATTCGAAGGATACGAAGGAACTCTGTACACACGTTTACAACAAGGAGCCTCAGCTCAATCTCCAGCACCTGATATCTTCAGGATAGACAATCGTTGGCTAAATAAATTTCAAGGGTACCTAAACCCATTACCCTCAACTATCATGGATCCTGCAGAGTATTCTGCAACATTTTATCCTACAGCAGTGAGCGATTTTACCGGAACGGATTCACAGATCTATGCGATTCCTCTTGAGGTGGACGGCCTAGCCCTTTTCTATAATAAAGAACTCTTTGCACAAGCGAGTTTGTCAAAACCATCAGGAGATTGGGATTCTGTTATAGATGAGGCAAAATTATTGACCATCAAAGATCCTTCAGGAAATATCGACCAGGCAGGTCTAGCGATCGGTTCGGCAACAAACATCAAACATTCTGCAGATATCCTTTCACTGTTTCTTCTACAGAATGGTGTGGAGATCAATCAGAATTATAATACAGAAGTTTCGCTCACAACACAGAGAGCTATCGATGCACTCGACTTTTATACATCTTTCACTAACGAGCATGAGGTATGGAGCTCAGATCTTCGATCAGATCTTGAGATGTTCTTTCAAGGTAAGTTGGCAATGATGCTTGCTCCAAGTTGGAGGGCTTTTGACATAATCAATGCAAATCCCGCAATCGAATTCGGCATAGTTCCAGCACCAACCCTACCAGGAGATCCGGTCTATTTCTCGATGTATTGGGGAGAGGCTGTTTCAGCTACCTCTGAAAATTCAACAGAAGCCTGGAAATTCATCAAATTCTTAAGCGAGCAGGATCAGATCAGAGAATTTCACAATAATTCGATAAGTGTAGGAGGAAGAGCCTTTGGAGAACCTTATTCCCGCAAAGATATGGGTGCTGAACTACAAAGCCATGCATACCTTGGTGCTTTTATGGAGATGGCTCCTCAGATGAAGGCTTGGAAGATCGGTGAACAAAGCTATATCGAAGAGCAGCTGAGGACTGCTATAAACGATGTCGCAGTAAATGGTACACCAAGCGAAGTGGCACTATTAGAAGCTGAAGAATCAATAAATGCCAAACTTGCACAATTATTCGGCTTGTAG
- a CDS encoding polyribonucleotide nucleotidyltransferase: MFKEIKHEFEIEGVKCTFSTGKLARKSQSAVIAQMGDTVVMATVNTGEARTDMDYFPLSVEYIEKMYAAGKISGSRFVKRDRFPTDDATLKARIIDRSIRPRFPEDYRDEVQVIVKVLSFDPDYDPVIIGVNAVSAALLISGSPITEPISGVRVGMKDETLFAYNKHVDRDNIEESKLDLVLAGDGKSLTNIDSNAYEISEDRYIEAMEYGLELMTPWLEAQRVFADMVEGVEKAEYVSFALPEELVKKAVSIFGDEIGGNLTMLDKRAAKSLTLEKMAEEFGSEYSKKQLDDAYEAVAKKELRKLVLGEGKRVDGRALDEIRELNYEVDLLPRVHGSGLFTRGMTQVMTIATLGSSRSMMFVDDMTGEDTRRYMHFYVEGPYSFGEAGRYKYIPGRREVGHGALAEKALYPVLPSMEEFPYTIMLMSEIMSEEGSSSMASTCGSTLALMDAGVPIKKPVAGIAIGVVMDEDTNEFKVLTDIQGVEDFYGYMDFKVTGTRDGVTAVQMDTKSSGLPMEIFREAIQAAKKARLTILDGMAEVIGKPREELSEFAPKVEMLMIPVSKIGELIGPGGKNIKKIIDETGVELNVEDDGSVHIYADDAASIQKAREYVEEYAFEPEVGQIYTGTVSKIAEFGAFVKLAKSVEGLVHVSEISDSFVKDVRSFLKEGETVKVKVIGFGDNGKIRLSIKALSNGSSPDQSTNSSHDDSNNTEE; encoded by the coding sequence ATGTTCAAAGAGATCAAGCACGAGTTTGAGATCGAGGGTGTAAAATGTACATTCTCGACTGGAAAACTTGCAAGAAAGTCCCAATCTGCAGTCATTGCACAGATGGGCGACACAGTTGTCATGGCTACTGTGAATACGGGTGAAGCCCGAACAGATATGGATTACTTCCCTCTCAGTGTTGAATACATCGAGAAGATGTATGCAGCAGGAAAGATATCAGGATCACGTTTTGTGAAAAGAGATAGATTTCCTACTGATGATGCAACTCTAAAAGCTAGGATCATAGATAGATCTATCAGACCTAGATTTCCTGAGGATTATCGAGATGAGGTACAAGTTATCGTAAAAGTTCTTTCATTCGATCCAGATTATGATCCGGTAATTATTGGTGTAAATGCTGTCTCAGCAGCTTTACTGATCTCAGGATCTCCAATTACTGAACCAATCTCAGGTGTAAGAGTTGGTATGAAAGACGAAACCTTGTTTGCATACAACAAACATGTAGACAGGGATAACATCGAGGAGTCAAAGTTGGACCTTGTACTTGCTGGTGATGGTAAAAGCCTAACAAACATAGATTCCAATGCATATGAGATCTCGGAAGATCGATACATTGAGGCTATGGAGTACGGTCTAGAATTAATGACACCTTGGTTAGAGGCTCAGAGGGTATTTGCAGATATGGTCGAAGGAGTTGAGAAGGCGGAGTATGTTTCCTTTGCACTTCCTGAAGAATTGGTTAAGAAAGCAGTTTCAATATTTGGAGATGAGATAGGTGGAAATCTGACAATGCTTGATAAGCGAGCTGCAAAATCTCTAACATTAGAGAAGATGGCAGAGGAGTTTGGAAGTGAATACAGTAAGAAACAGTTGGATGATGCGTATGAAGCAGTTGCAAAGAAAGAACTACGCAAGTTAGTTCTAGGTGAAGGTAAGAGAGTAGATGGACGTGCATTGGATGAGATACGCGAACTAAATTATGAGGTCGATCTGTTACCTAGGGTTCATGGTTCAGGTTTGTTTACTCGAGGTATGACTCAGGTTATGACCATAGCTACACTTGGTAGCTCTAGAAGTATGATGTTTGTTGATGATATGACAGGAGAGGATACTCGCCGATATATGCATTTTTATGTAGAGGGACCTTACAGTTTCGGAGAAGCCGGAAGATATAAGTATATTCCGGGTAGACGAGAGGTCGGACATGGTGCTTTAGCAGAAAAGGCTTTGTACCCGGTGCTACCTTCGATGGAAGAATTCCCATACACGATCATGCTCATGAGTGAGATCATGTCTGAAGAAGGTTCAAGTAGCATGGCTTCTACATGTGGTTCTACCCTTGCTTTGATGGATGCAGGTGTTCCAATCAAGAAGCCTGTGGCTGGAATAGCTATAGGTGTAGTCATGGATGAAGATACAAATGAGTTCAAAGTGTTAACCGATATACAGGGGGTAGAAGATTTTTATGGGTACATGGACTTTAAGGTTACGGGTACGAGAGATGGTGTAACTGCGGTTCAGATGGATACAAAATCTTCAGGTTTGCCTATGGAGATATTTCGTGAGGCGATCCAGGCTGCGAAGAAGGCCAGACTAACTATCTTGGATGGAATGGCAGAAGTCATTGGTAAACCTCGTGAAGAGCTTTCGGAGTTTGCACCTAAGGTTGAGATGCTGATGATACCTGTCAGCAAGATCGGTGAGCTGATCGGACCTGGTGGAAAGAATATTAAGAAGATAATCGATGAAACAGGCGTCGAATTGAATGTTGAGGATGATGGGTCTGTACATATCTATGCTGATGATGCCGCTTCTATCCAGAAGGCGAGAGAGTATGTCGAAGAATATGCTTTTGAGCCAGAAGTGGGACAGATCTATACAGGAACAGTCTCAAAGATCGCAGAGTTCGGGGCTTTTGTGAAATTAGCCAAGAGCGTTGAAGGTTTGGTGCATGTCTCTGAGATCTCGGATTCTTTTGTCAAGGATGTTAGAAGTTTCCTTAAAGAGGGTGAGACAGTAAAGGTAAAAGTGATAGGTTTTGGAGATAATGGAAAGATCAGACTTTCGATCAAAGCTTTGAGCAATGGTAGTAGTCCAGACCAGAGTACCAATAGCTCTCATGATGATAGTAATAACACAGAGGAGTAA
- a CDS encoding alanine--tRNA ligase — translation MTKVDIAIYQRNKVVTRDEDLVLVEPEHGLRFRRKGVFFINILQESLMKKMSYNEIREIYLDYMKQHDHSFIPSASLVPDNDPTVLYVNAGMFPLVPFLMGESHPNGTRLANSQRCIRTIDIDEVGDISHLTSFEMLGNWSLNDYFKKEAIELTVDLFVNRYGFDINNIYASVFEGNENSPEDDVSIQVWKEIFRSYGIEASAGPGERIQKLGMDENWWELAGGGPCGPCSEIFYDTGKELCSDKCDVSCSCGKYIELGNNVFMEYLKEGESYKPLGRFNVDFGGGLDRLAMISQQAESVWETDKYLPILKKVKELSQVEVVESERIIIDHLKAASWIVMDGVIPGRTEREYILRRLIRRAIRHGRNLGMTKSFVGEIVDICIDQFMDIYPQLDEDREKIVEVIVSEETKFNETIEKGLHEFERWFDKTFEGKKEYIFDNSDGFTFSMYETFGFPLEMSLEELKNRNVRFDEAQVRENHLREYEKHQEKSRTATKGLFKGGLADTSEESKKLHTATHLLLQALYRVVGSHVFQKGSNITPERLRLDFPNDTKLTPEQIQKVEDLVNEQIDKKLPVSFVEMSKDEAMKLVQYAAFEDRYGEIVKVYTIGTADDPYSIEICNGPHVDNTSELRRFKIIKQENVGAGIKRIKAILE, via the coding sequence GTGACTAAGGTTGATATAGCGATATATCAACGAAACAAGGTGGTAACACGAGATGAAGACCTCGTCCTTGTCGAACCGGAACATGGGTTACGGTTCCGCAGGAAAGGGGTCTTTTTTATTAATATTTTACAAGAATCTCTGATGAAAAAAATGAGCTACAACGAGATCCGGGAGATCTATTTAGACTATATGAAGCAACATGATCATTCGTTCATCCCTTCTGCATCTCTAGTACCCGATAATGATCCAACAGTACTGTATGTCAATGCTGGTATGTTTCCATTAGTGCCGTTTTTAATGGGAGAGAGCCATCCCAATGGAACAAGGCTTGCAAATTCTCAGAGATGTATAAGAACTATAGATATAGATGAGGTGGGAGACATAAGCCATCTGACATCATTTGAGATGCTTGGGAACTGGTCTCTAAACGATTACTTCAAGAAAGAAGCGATCGAACTAACCGTGGATCTGTTTGTGAACAGATATGGATTCGACATTAACAATATTTATGCATCAGTATTTGAGGGAAACGAGAATTCACCGGAGGATGATGTATCTATCCAAGTATGGAAAGAGATCTTTCGTAGTTACGGTATTGAGGCAAGTGCTGGACCTGGGGAGAGGATCCAGAAACTTGGCATGGACGAAAACTGGTGGGAATTAGCAGGTGGTGGCCCTTGTGGACCTTGTTCTGAGATATTTTACGATACAGGAAAAGAGCTCTGTTCTGATAAATGCGACGTTAGTTGCAGTTGTGGTAAATATATTGAGCTAGGCAACAATGTATTCATGGAATATCTGAAAGAGGGAGAAAGTTACAAACCTCTTGGGAGATTCAACGTTGACTTTGGTGGGGGTCTAGATCGACTTGCAATGATCTCACAGCAGGCAGAGTCTGTTTGGGAGACTGACAAATACCTTCCGATCTTGAAGAAGGTCAAAGAGCTAAGTCAAGTAGAGGTCGTAGAATCTGAAAGGATAATTATCGATCATCTTAAAGCTGCATCTTGGATCGTGATGGATGGAGTGATCCCGGGAAGGACAGAAAGAGAATACATCCTGAGAAGGTTGATAAGGAGAGCTATTCGACACGGTAGGAATTTAGGGATGACAAAGAGTTTTGTCGGAGAGATCGTTGACATCTGTATAGATCAATTCATGGACATATACCCACAATTAGATGAGGATAGAGAGAAGATCGTAGAAGTGATCGTATCAGAAGAGACAAAATTCAACGAAACAATAGAAAAGGGATTGCACGAATTTGAGAGGTGGTTCGATAAGACTTTTGAGGGTAAGAAAGAGTATATATTTGATAATTCGGACGGATTTACATTTAGTATGTACGAAACCTTTGGATTTCCTCTTGAGATGTCCCTTGAAGAGCTTAAAAATCGAAATGTGCGATTCGATGAAGCGCAAGTAAGAGAAAATCATCTGCGTGAATACGAAAAACATCAAGAGAAAAGTCGAACTGCGACAAAAGGATTGTTCAAGGGAGGCTTGGCTGACACTTCCGAAGAAAGCAAGAAGCTACATACAGCTACTCACCTACTGCTTCAGGCGCTTTATAGGGTTGTTGGTTCGCATGTATTTCAGAAAGGTAGTAATATTACACCTGAGAGGTTACGTCTTGATTTCCCAAATGACACGAAACTAACTCCAGAACAGATCCAGAAGGTGGAAGACTTGGTGAATGAGCAGATAGATAAAAAATTACCCGTATCTTTTGTCGAAATGTCAAAGGACGAAGCGATGAAATTAGTCCAGTATGCTGCTTTTGAGGATCGGTATGGAGAGATTGTCAAAGTATATACTATCGGAACAGCAGATGACCCATACTCTATTGAGATCTGCAATGGACCTCATGTTGATAATACATCGGAACTAAGGAGATTTAAAATCATAAAACAGGAGAATGTCGGTGCAGGGATCAAGAGGATCAAAGCCATCCTTGAATAA
- the nusA gene encoding transcription termination/antitermination protein NusA, translating to MAMVSEFVAAINQICSERGIEPEAVYTSLETAVLAAYKREYEKEGDMMVEMDRETGTFRVIAKKEVVKKVEDENIQISLKEAKKIEPGLEVGDTVEIEQEVEDFGRIAAQTAKQVIMQGIRESEKEAVLQEYSDKIGEIFTAMMHRMQGGNAVFEIGKAVAFMPPDEQVSNEFYRVGERYKVLLKAIEDTPRGRTLVISRSDPDFLIGLFAMEVPEIESGVVEVKGCARESGSRSKMSVTSHQSGVDPIGSCVGQRGMRIANVMSELGEEKIDIIEWREDVEEYVQKALSPAQVISVKVEDGVATVKVEEDQLSLAIGKDGQNVRLAAKLTNLKIDIQGPDGNSSRHTKDEAEGEDNHETTEDIDENELKKSTKKNSTKKTTAKKSASTKETSKKRKVDEAIEKKLTKAGKSVEEVADWSVEQLMELDGIGKVSAQKIHDALNA from the coding sequence ATGGCTATGGTATCAGAATTTGTTGCCGCAATAAATCAGATCTGTTCTGAAAGAGGGATAGAACCAGAAGCAGTCTATACTTCCCTTGAAACCGCAGTATTAGCAGCATATAAGAGGGAATACGAAAAAGAAGGCGATATGATGGTTGAGATGGATAGAGAGACAGGAACCTTTAGAGTTATCGCCAAAAAAGAGGTTGTCAAGAAGGTAGAGGATGAGAATATCCAGATCTCACTCAAAGAAGCAAAGAAGATCGAACCAGGCCTAGAAGTAGGTGATACTGTAGAGATCGAACAAGAGGTTGAGGATTTTGGCCGTATCGCAGCACAAACAGCAAAACAGGTCATAATGCAAGGTATCCGTGAGTCAGAAAAAGAAGCTGTTCTACAAGAATATAGCGACAAGATTGGAGAGATCTTTACTGCTATGATGCACAGAATGCAGGGTGGAAATGCTGTCTTTGAGATCGGTAAGGCTGTTGCTTTCATGCCACCAGATGAACAGGTATCAAACGAGTTCTATCGAGTGGGAGAGAGATACAAAGTCTTGCTTAAAGCTATAGAAGATACACCACGAGGAAGGACACTCGTCATATCGAGGAGTGATCCGGATTTTTTGATAGGACTTTTTGCTATGGAAGTTCCTGAGATCGAATCCGGTGTTGTTGAGGTTAAAGGTTGTGCTAGAGAGTCGGGCTCACGAAGCAAGATGTCTGTTACCTCACATCAGTCAGGTGTCGATCCTATTGGGTCATGTGTTGGACAAAGAGGGATGAGGATCGCAAATGTCATGTCAGAGTTAGGTGAAGAAAAGATCGATATAATCGAATGGAGGGAAGATGTGGAAGAATATGTACAGAAAGCATTGAGTCCTGCACAGGTCATATCGGTAAAGGTGGAAGATGGTGTTGCTACAGTTAAAGTCGAAGAGGATCAGTTATCCCTAGCGATCGGAAAAGATGGACAGAATGTAAGACTCGCCGCCAAACTAACCAATCTGAAAATTGACATACAAGGTCCTGATGGGAATAGTTCAAGGCACACAAAGGATGAGGCAGAAGGTGAAGATAATCACGAAACTACCGAAGATATTGATGAAAATGAGCTAAAAAAGTCCACAAAGAAGAATTCTACAAAGAAAACTACTGCAAAGAAATCAGCCTCTACAAAAGAAACCAGTAAAAAGAGAAAAGTAGATGAGGCTATAGAGAAGAAATTAACCAAAGCAGGTAAAAGTGTCGAGGAAGTAGCCGATTGGAGTGTTGAACAGCTAATGGAGCTTGATGGGATAGGCAAAGTATCCGCCCAGAAGATCCATGATGCCTTAAATGCCTAA
- a CDS encoding GTP-binding protein: MKTSTKTQSNTRIPIITILGHVDHGKTTILDKIRNANVQLKEVGGITQKISAFTIEHEHFGDSKNFSKLTFIDTPGHEAFDLMRKRGGDIADIVLLIVAADDGLKPQTLESIEIIKASRAKPIVVVNKVDLPNLDIEKIKRELANNEILVEGMGGDIPLVQVSGKTGKGIPELLDTIALLIDVEGIRNPDELPDRSTGRAFVLESVKDNSKGNVSTVIATGGELKVGDWLVYGLKGETYIEKLKGFMSETGEKIDSLKAGYGGKIIGVSNLLELGAVVLSSETNDKQLAKNIVTKDEEIRTEVEAEEETPDAWFAEMFGGEEEVDEPVQKLNIIVKSSSEGSLQAILKSLEKVDVDGFSVNVIDSGVGDVWMRDVEMARVTKSIILAFEVQVDNLAAAEARSSKILIRQYDIIYKLVDEVNDVLTAMSTPKETEEDLGDAEIKEIFVLSDGKKVLGGRVSNGLIKRGEKCYVVRGDDIVAEGRIVSLKHGKEDIKETQKGNDFGAIIEPTSANAEVGDKLFCFKIVK, encoded by the coding sequence ATGAAAACAAGCACAAAAACACAATCTAATACTCGTATTCCGATCATCACTATTCTCGGGCATGTTGATCATGGAAAGACCACGATCCTTGATAAGATCAGGAATGCAAATGTCCAACTGAAAGAAGTCGGAGGTATCACACAAAAGATATCAGCATTCACTATCGAACATGAGCATTTTGGTGATTCCAAGAATTTCTCAAAACTTACATTTATAGATACACCAGGACACGAAGCTTTTGATCTGATGCGAAAGAGAGGTGGTGATATTGCTGATATTGTACTGCTAATCGTTGCAGCTGATGATGGTCTAAAACCACAAACCCTAGAATCCATTGAGATAATCAAGGCATCTAGGGCTAAACCAATAGTAGTAGTAAACAAGGTTGATCTACCAAATCTAGATATCGAGAAGATCAAACGCGAACTTGCGAACAACGAGATCTTAGTAGAGGGGATGGGTGGAGATATCCCTCTCGTACAAGTATCTGGGAAAACTGGTAAGGGTATCCCAGAACTCTTAGACACAATCGCACTATTGATAGATGTAGAAGGTATAAGGAATCCCGATGAATTGCCCGATAGGTCTACAGGTCGAGCATTTGTGCTTGAATCTGTCAAAGACAATAGTAAAGGAAATGTATCAACCGTTATTGCTACAGGAGGAGAATTAAAGGTAGGTGATTGGTTGGTATATGGACTTAAGGGAGAAACATATATCGAAAAATTAAAAGGCTTTATGTCTGAAACAGGTGAAAAGATAGATTCATTAAAGGCTGGTTATGGAGGTAAGATCATCGGAGTATCGAATCTTCTCGAACTTGGAGCTGTTGTCCTTTCTTCTGAAACTAACGATAAACAATTAGCCAAGAACATTGTGACCAAAGATGAAGAGATCAGAACTGAGGTTGAAGCAGAAGAAGAAACACCCGATGCATGGTTCGCTGAAATGTTTGGAGGTGAGGAGGAAGTAGATGAGCCAGTCCAGAAATTGAACATCATAGTAAAAAGTTCGTCTGAAGGTTCGCTACAAGCCATACTAAAAAGTCTCGAGAAGGTCGATGTTGATGGCTTTAGCGTAAATGTCATAGATTCTGGTGTGGGTGATGTATGGATGAGAGATGTGGAGATGGCGAGAGTGACAAAATCGATCATATTGGCATTTGAGGTACAGGTGGATAATTTGGCTGCAGCAGAAGCTCGCAGTTCCAAGATATTAATACGACAGTATGACATCATCTACAAACTTGTTGATGAGGTAAATGATGTTCTCACAGCTATGTCCACACCTAAAGAAACAGAAGAAGATCTAGGAGATGCAGAGATCAAAGAGATCTTTGTACTATCAGATGGGAAAAAGGTTTTAGGTGGTAGAGTATCAAATGGTCTGATAAAGCGAGGGGAAAAATGTTATGTAGTGCGGGGTGATGATATTGTTGCTGAGGGACGCATAGTATCCTTAAAGCACGGTAAAGAAGATATCAAAGAAACACAAAAGGGTAATGATTTTGGTGCAATAATCGAACCAACATCAGCAAATGCTGAAGTTGGCGACAAGCTATTCTGTTTCAAGATTGTTAAGTAA
- a CDS encoding sortase gives MAMWNVSSSEAKHERTVKYIRITISLLLSGVGLYILASQAVPIGQSYIKGAIIEKREELKVSPVPGSYKREIGGEFAYWDPGRSYFENLIAQAVLTPENGQRVYNPETQQYLDVEIDQNYSTPMSLTISSLDIVDLNITPNVDSYDENAYNRVLKYGLAHFKSTPLPGAGGNSFIYGHSAVDSYFNNHKNNPEVAFSILEDIKIGDEVELTKDGRIYRYVVRKKKIVEPTDFSILSRQTWKETLTLMTCSPVGIGTNRLVVTAELINGQ, from the coding sequence ATGGCAATGTGGAATGTCAGTTCATCAGAGGCAAAGCATGAACGTACAGTTAAATACATTAGAATAACAATATCCTTACTGCTCTCTGGAGTTGGTTTGTATATTCTCGCTTCACAAGCGGTACCCATCGGCCAATCATATATTAAGGGTGCTATCATTGAGAAAAGGGAGGAATTGAAAGTAAGTCCTGTCCCTGGTTCGTACAAGAGAGAGATCGGGGGAGAATTTGCCTATTGGGATCCGGGAAGAAGCTACTTTGAGAACCTGATCGCTCAAGCTGTCTTGACCCCTGAGAATGGCCAAAGGGTCTACAACCCAGAAACCCAGCAATATCTAGATGTAGAAATAGATCAGAACTATTCAACTCCGATGTCACTTACTATCAGTTCGCTAGACATCGTCGACCTCAACATCACCCCTAACGTAGATAGCTATGATGAGAATGCTTATAATCGGGTATTGAAATATGGGTTGGCTCATTTTAAGAGTACACCTCTACCAGGGGCAGGTGGAAATTCTTTTATATATGGGCACTCCGCTGTAGATTCGTATTTCAACAATCATAAGAATAATCCCGAGGTTGCATTCTCGATATTAGAGGATATCAAAATAGGCGATGAGGTAGAACTGACCAAAGATGGTAGAATATACAGGTATGTAGTGAGAAAGAAGAAGATAGTAGAACCGACCGATTTCTCTATCCTTTCCAGACAAACATGGAAGGAAACTCTCACATTGATGACCTGTTCGCCGGTCGGTATCGGTACAAATAGATTAGTTGTAACAGCAGAATTAATAAATGGACAGTAA
- the dnaJ gene encoding molecular chaperone DnaJ: protein MSKRDYYEILGVEKGASQTEVKKAYRKLAKEYHPDHNSDPGAEEKFKEVSEAYEVLSDESKRKAYDQYGHAGTEGFGGFSGAEGFNGTPFDMGDIGDIFSQFFGGGQGFGFDFGGMNGRGSARTQNMQGSDLRYKINLSFMEAMEGGEYKINVTRDVECKTCSGSGSKSGELQTCTTCGGRGQVQRVQQSIFGRIAMLSECPDCDGSGKIVKEKCPDCNGQGVIHQEVPLKIKVPAGAYDGMILRYRGSGNSGRRGHSSGDLFIEISVEPHEIFERRGNDIYIDHEISPMTAVLGDQVEIESLQGAVKLKIPSGTQPDTIFRISGKGAPIIGREGRGDQYVRVKVVIPKKISREEKKLWEKLQEQR, encoded by the coding sequence ATGTCAAAAAGAGATTATTATGAAATATTAGGTGTAGAAAAAGGAGCCTCACAAACAGAGGTTAAAAAGGCTTATCGAAAACTTGCGAAAGAATATCATCCTGATCACAACAGCGATCCAGGTGCCGAGGAAAAATTCAAAGAAGTATCTGAAGCATATGAGGTTCTGTCTGATGAATCGAAACGGAAAGCATATGATCAATATGGACACGCAGGTACAGAAGGGTTCGGTGGCTTCTCAGGAGCTGAGGGGTTCAATGGAACACCTTTTGATATGGGTGATATTGGAGATATCTTTAGTCAATTCTTCGGTGGTGGTCAGGGTTTTGGGTTTGACTTTGGGGGTATGAATGGTCGAGGTTCGGCACGAACGCAAAATATGCAAGGTAGCGATCTTCGATACAAGATCAACCTGTCATTCATGGAAGCTATGGAAGGGGGAGAGTATAAGATCAACGTGACGAGGGATGTTGAGTGTAAAACCTGTTCTGGTAGTGGCAGCAAGAGTGGTGAACTTCAAACGTGTACGACATGTGGTGGTAGAGGACAGGTACAACGAGTACAACAAAGTATCTTTGGTAGGATCGCAATGTTGTCCGAATGTCCAGATTGTGATGGATCGGGGAAGATAGTAAAAGAGAAATGTCCAGATTGTAATGGACAAGGCGTGATACATCAGGAAGTACCTCTGAAGATAAAAGTACCAGCAGGAGCTTATGACGGAATGATACTCAGATATCGTGGTAGTGGTAATAGTGGTAGGAGAGGCCACTCATCTGGAGATCTATTCATCGAGATATCTGTCGAACCTCATGAGATATTTGAAAGGAGAGGAAATGACATCTATATCGATCACGAGATCTCTCCAATGACAGCAGTCCTAGGTGATCAGGTCGAGATCGAATCCCTGCAAGGAGCTGTTAAATTAAAGATCCCATCTGGCACTCAGCCCGACACGATTTTCAGGATCTCTGGCAAAGGAGCACCAATCATTGGGAGAGAAGGTAGAGGTGACCAATACGTCAGGGTTAAGGTAGTTATACCTAAGAAGATCAGTCGAGAAGAAAAGAAGCTTTGGGAAAAGTTGCAAGAACAGCGCTGA